The sequence ATCTCCTCCACTGTCGTGGCTTTAAATGCTATCTAAAAAATGCCCACATTTATGTCTCAAATCCAGACCTTCCCCAGCATTCCAGACTCATCGGTCCAGCTCCTGCCCTTCCCACCACTTTCTCATCTTAGTATTGGGTACTATCTCTCCTTCCAATTGCTCAAGCCAAAACCCCGGGAGTGTCCTTGTCTCCTCTCTTTCTTAAACCTCAGAGCTGAACAGATTGGCGAATCCTGTCAGTCAATTCCACCTTCAGAACAGGAAATGAGGCCACTTCTTACCACCTCCACCTGCCACGGTTCAGACCACTATCACCTCCCACGTGGCAACCCCAGTGCTTCCTGAGTGGGTTCACTGCCTCCTTCTTCCCCCACCCCTGCAATCTATTCTCCACCCACAGGCAGAGTCATGTTTTCAGAGTTTGATTATGTTATTCTTTGGCTTAAAACCCTCCAACGTCTTCTCCTTTCcctcagaataaaatccaaatttcttGCTGTGACCAGCCCTGTTTACCTCTGGCCACGTTTCCCACTGCGCTCTCCTTGCTCACTCTGcctagccacactggcctctgcTTTGTTCCATGAGCAGGACGAAAGCACTCCTGCCCTGGGCTTTTTGTATTTgctcttccttctgcctggagggcTCAAGTAGGTGTAGCCTCACTCCCTTACTTCCTCCAGGTCTGCTCAAATGCCACCTTACCAGAGAGGCCATCTCAACCACTCTGAAATGGTACCCTGGCACCCTCTGTCCCTAGCCCTTATTTTTCCTACCACTAACTGCCACTGGCCTGATATTtacatgtttgtttttgttcactTCCTCATAACTAATAATAACACAGGGGACctttggtgcctggcacataggaggtaTTCAGTAGATGGGCCGAGGACATGGTATGTAGCCTGGAAGAGCCTGAGTGAAGACCCTAGTCTCTGCCCTGCCACTTCGCTGCTATGTGATATTGGactttacttaacctttctgatctCCAGTTCCCCTCTCTGTAAAATCTACTGTAAAGGTTTTTTAGGAGGATTAGAGGTAATACGTTTTAAGTACCACAGACATAGTCAACACTCAGTGAAATGGAGGCTACAGAGGCCACATAGCTTCTCTGTAGGCCTGTTTCCAAGGAGTTAATAATCTCATCTCTCTCTGCCCCAGGATGGAGGGCAGATGTGTCAAACGAAGGAAGCACTATATAAGGGATATTGATTCATTCTCCTTGTCAGACCCTGTCCTAGGGCCCCCTAATCATTGTTTCTGGCTCTAGCCAGTTTCTTACCATAGCCCCCTCAGATGGTGGCCACCTCTGAGCAGGTCCTGCAGGTTgagaccctcccccacccctgctttGGATCCAGGTAGGCCCCAACGTGGGAAGCAGAGGTGCATGCTGGGAATGTGTAGATCTGTCTGGACGTGTGAGCCATGGGTCCATGGATCTTTCTCTGTCAAAGGAGCTACCTACCTCTGGAGTGGGCAACACTGGGCAGGGCTAGGTAGTTCACAAGTCAGGTTTCCCCTGGCTGGTCAATGAAATGACTAAAGAAGAGTACTTTCCCTATGCACCACTAGGGGGTGCCAGAGGCTGCTTAGCTCTGGCTTGGACCATGTCTCCTAAAGCACTCTTCCTTCCCTCTAAGCCCTGGGGCTTCGGCAGCATAGAGGTATAGGCACCCAGGAGACTTGGAGAAAAAGAGGAGGCCTGGTATGGGCCtgctctcacctacccacttgcTGGGAACTGCCAGCCAAAGCAAGGTCACATTAAGGGACTGGAGGTCAGGATTCCAGGTTCTTTATTGATAAGCATTAGTGAACTCCTTGCCCTGTGAACTCAGCCAGTCTCTGCCCTTAGATGCCAACCTTATCAGGAAGTGCATCTTTGCCTCAGCCGCCCAAGTCTGCTTCCGCCAAGGCTGTGCCTAATTTGCCACACTGTCCCCAGGAGCCCTAGTGTTTAGGGTGACATGTGGCAGGCTCAGGAGGGTCATGGCCAGGTCCTTGTCCAGACAGACCAGTCTCCATCTAGGAGAGGTGCAGCTTCTTCTGCATAGTCTCTGAGGGGGGCTCCTGGAGCCTGATGGTTACATGGAGGGGCTGGGCCGTGGAGACCTCCAGGTTCAGCATGTTGCCTTCCCCGTGAGGCTTTTCCTGCCACAAGTTCCTCCACAGCAGCGCTGAGCCGAGGGCAGCAACTGCCTCTTCCATCTGTCCCAAAGTTCTCCATGGCTGCAGGATTGCCAAGGGCAGGAGGTCCTGGGCGGGCGGTCCTGAGCAGGCGGTGCCTCAAAGGGGATAGAGATGCCAGAGGCTGGGCAAGGTgcgtgggagggaggggaattgAAGAGAGAGTCAGTTAAGTCCCTTGGTGATCTGACCTTACCAGTTCCAGTCCTTGACCGTTGGCTATTGCCCTTGACCAGCCCCTCAGTCCTAAACAGTCCTTGGGCCCTGGGTGTACCCTTTCCCCCAGCATCAGCTCAACCTTTTGCCCTCCTGAGCCACGACCTCAGGGCCTTCTTGTATGCTCAGCAACAACTGGAGGGTCCTGTCCCTTGGCCTGCATCCCCTTCTCCTGAGGCCAGGCAGCCCCACCCAGGCCAACAGGGCAGTGGGCCTGGAGAAGGTCCTGGCTCCCTTGGGTGTCCCCCACCACCTGTCTCTGACCTGCATTGGAAGCGGGGGTCTCCGGGGTGGGTCTGTAGCACCTGATGCACCTTTGGGGGAGGGTCCAAGCCCAACTGTTCTGCCCGATGCCAGCGCTGCAGCCGTGTGATCCCTGCCAATGGGAAGAAGACACAGGGACTTCACGGGGCAGGGGAGAGTCAGGGCTAGAGAATGTGTGTTGGGGTGTGTCCAGAGCCTCACACCCTAGTCCCAGGAAGCAGTGCCCCAGAGAGGCAGGCATGGCTCGGGTGGCTTCAGGGCTGGCTCAGGAGGGCCCCTCGAGGGGCCTGAGTGGGTGCTCACCTGTGCAGGGCCCGTACTGCCAGGCCAGATCAAACTGCCTCAGCAGCTCCAGCTCCTCTTCGTCCACATCCCCGCTGGGGGACTGGGGCTCCTCGCCTGCAAGGCGAAACCGTACTCAGGCCAGGCCGCCCCTGCCTCCCGGCCATCTGCTGCCCCAGGCCTCTCC comes from Elephas maximus indicus isolate mEleMax1 chromosome 7, mEleMax1 primary haplotype, whole genome shotgun sequence and encodes:
- the POLD4 gene encoding DNA polymerase delta subunit 4 isoform X2; protein product: MGRKRLITDSYPVVKRREGPAGHSKGELAPEPGEEPQSPSGDVDEEELELLRQFDLAWQYGPCTGITRLQRWHRAEQLGLDPPPKVHQVLQTHPGDPRFQCSLWHLYPL
- the POLD4 gene encoding DNA polymerase delta subunit 4 isoform X1 yields the protein MGRKRLITDSYPVVKRREGPAGHSKGELAPEPGEEPQSPSGDVDEEELELLRQFDLAWQYGPCTGITRLQRWHRAEQLGLDPPPKVHQVLQTHPGDPRFQCRSETGGGGHPREPGPSPGPLPCWPGWGCLASGEGDAGQGTGPSSCC